One window of the Methanocaldococcus vulcanius M7 genome contains the following:
- a CDS encoding 30S ribosomal protein S6e yields the protein MPTAKFVVADPKNGKCYQIEADNTPLVGKKIGEIFDGKIIGLEGYKLQIRGGTDSSGFPMRPDIHGSRKVRVLLSAPPGFKPRKKGERRRKTVRGNTIASDIVQINVKVVEYGEKTIPELLGLEGGSEEQ from the coding sequence ATGCCAACAGCTAAATTCGTTGTTGCAGATCCAAAAAACGGAAAATGTTATCAAATTGAAGCAGACAACACCCCATTAGTAGGGAAGAAGATCGGAGAAATATTCGATGGTAAAATAATCGGATTAGAGGGGTATAAATTACAAATAAGAGGAGGAACCGATTCAAGCGGTTTTCCAATGAGACCAGACATACATGGCAGTAGGAAAGTTAGAGTATTGTTAAGCGCTCCTCCTGGATTTAAACCAAGGAAAAAAGGAGAAAGAAGAAGAAAGACAGTAAGAGGAAACACGATAGCTTCAGATATTGTCCAAATAAATGTCAAAGTTGTTGAATACGGCGAAAAAACCATTCCAGAATTATTGGGTCTTGAAGGAGGAAGCGAAGAACAATAA
- a CDS encoding translation initiation factor IF-2 subunit gamma: protein MTKKKQTKQAEVNIGMVGHVDHGKTSLTKALTGVWTDRHSEELRRGISIRLGYADCEIRKCPQCGTYTTKPRCPNCLAETKFLRRVSFVDSPGHETLMATMLSGASLMDGAILVIAANEPCPQPQTKEHLMALEILGIDKIIIVQNKIDLVDEKQAEENYEQIKEFVKGTIAENAPIIPISAHHEANIDVLLKAIQDFIPTPERDPNATPRMYVARSFDINKPGTEIKDLKGGVLGGAIVQGVFKVGDEIEIRPGIKVTEENKTFWKPLTTKIVSLAAGNTTLRKAHPGGLIGVGTTLDPYLTKSDALTGSVVGLPGTLPPIREKITIRANLLDRVVGTKEELKIEPLRTGEVLMLNIGTATTAGVITSARGDVADIKLKLPICADVGDRVAISRRVGSRWRLIGYGTIEG from the coding sequence ATGACAAAGAAAAAACAGACAAAACAGGCAGAAGTTAACATAGGTATGGTAGGACACGTTGATCATGGAAAAACGAGTTTAACTAAGGCCTTAACAGGAGTTTGGACTGACAGACATAGCGAAGAGTTAAGGAGAGGAATATCTATTAGATTAGGTTATGCCGACTGTGAGATAAGAAAATGCCCACAGTGTGGAACTTACACTACAAAACCAAGATGCCCCAACTGCTTAGCAGAAACAAAATTCTTGAGAAGGGTTTCTTTTGTTGATTCTCCGGGACATGAGACGTTAATGGCTACAATGCTTTCCGGAGCTTCTTTAATGGATGGAGCAATTTTGGTTATAGCCGCTAATGAACCCTGCCCTCAACCTCAAACAAAAGAACACTTAATGGCTTTGGAGATTTTAGGAATTGATAAAATCATAATTGTGCAGAATAAAATTGATTTAGTTGATGAGAAACAGGCAGAAGAGAACTATGAACAGATAAAAGAATTTGTTAAAGGAACCATAGCTGAAAACGCTCCAATAATTCCGATCTCAGCTCATCATGAGGCAAATATTGATGTTTTGTTAAAGGCAATACAGGACTTTATTCCAACACCTGAAAGAGACCCTAATGCCACGCCAAGAATGTATGTTGCAAGAAGTTTTGATATAAACAAACCAGGAACGGAAATTAAAGATCTTAAAGGAGGAGTATTAGGAGGAGCAATAGTTCAGGGTGTCTTTAAAGTAGGAGATGAGATCGAAATCAGGCCGGGAATAAAAGTAACAGAAGAAAATAAAACATTCTGGAAACCATTAACAACCAAGATCGTTTCATTAGCCGCTGGAAACACCACACTTAGAAAAGCACATCCTGGAGGTTTAATCGGAGTTGGAACAACATTAGATCCTTATTTAACAAAATCAGATGCTTTAACTGGAAGCGTTGTTGGATTACCAGGAACTCTACCTCCAATAAGAGAAAAAATAACAATAAGAGCTAATTTATTAGATAGAGTTGTAGGAACGAAGGAGGAGTTAAAAATAGAGCCATTGAGAACTGGAGAAGTTTTAATGCTTAACATTGGAACCGCAACAACTGCAGGGGTTATAACATCAGCAAGAGGAGATGTTGCAGATATAAAATTAAAACTTCCAATCTGTGCAGATGTTGGAGATAGAGTGGCTATAAGCAGAAGAGTTGGATCAAGATGGAGATTAATTGGTTATGGGACAATTGAGGGCTAA
- a CDS encoding DNA double-strand break repair nuclease NurA, which produces MIEYLLKNRDQIIKKMEKINDIDKKEVEEHWILNDFDDPVDLNFAGGDGSCNKIDYISFSFYGVGAVSFMHRNGEKIRQVGEEYIFDIAHPLEIEDRIRRFMQILELKTAMYVLKNYNVDYYLFDGSLFSLLISTKKGMEAYEEQLKNVFLEYKKEFSKKIDEEIETGEIGVISKDLEYNLNEKILIEHVEYIITLTKLINEFKDKLIGISKTSKINIYFDRNMPDIAIFTKYTDKAGYSKPIDFLGKIGDEKKEKHKQLSSIVKGIHFIEKHPFNAKIGTAYIQFIRLEDNCGVVGLTSFNKVDEGVISSIKEISINGYPYILKKAHNTVELTTKKLETIAKMLNIDDPIARHILGKRKK; this is translated from the coding sequence ATGATAGAATATCTTCTAAAAAATAGAGATCAGATAATTAAAAAAATGGAAAAAATTAATGACATTGATAAAAAAGAAGTTGAAGAACATTGGATTTTAAACGATTTTGACGATCCTGTGGACTTAAACTTCGCAGGAGGAGATGGAAGTTGTAATAAAATAGATTACATCTCTTTTTCATTCTATGGTGTTGGAGCAGTTAGTTTTATGCATAGAAACGGAGAAAAAATAAGGCAAGTTGGTGAGGAATATATTTTTGACATTGCACATCCCTTAGAGATTGAAGATAGAATTAGGAGATTTATGCAAATACTTGAATTAAAAACAGCAATGTATGTTTTGAAAAATTATAATGTAGATTACTACCTCTTCGATGGCTCTTTATTCTCACTATTGATCTCTACAAAGAAAGGGATGGAGGCGTATGAGGAACAACTAAAAAATGTATTTCTTGAATATAAAAAGGAATTTAGTAAAAAAATTGATGAAGAAATAGAAACTGGAGAAATTGGGGTCATATCAAAAGATCTCGAATATAATTTAAATGAAAAAATATTGATAGAACATGTAGAATATATTATAACCCTGACAAAATTGATTAATGAATTTAAGGATAAATTAATAGGAATCTCAAAAACATCAAAAATAAATATCTACTTCGACAGAAACATGCCAGACATTGCAATATTTACAAAATATACTGATAAAGCAGGATATTCAAAACCCATCGATTTTCTTGGGAAAATAGGTGATGAAAAAAAAGAAAAACATAAACAACTGAGCAGTATAGTGAAAGGGATCCATTTTATAGAAAAACACCCATTTAATGCAAAAATTGGAACAGCATATATCCAATTTATACGATTAGAAGACAACTGTGGGGTTGTGGGCTTAACAAGCTTTAATAAAGTTGATGAAGGAGTAATCTCATCAATAAAAGAAATATCAATAAATGGCTACCCTTATATTTTAAAAAAAGCACATAATACAGTAGAACTAACTACAAAAAAGCTTGAAACCATTGCAAAGATGTTGAATATAGATGATCCAATTGCGAGACATATATTAGGTAAAAGAAAAAAATAA
- the metG gene encoding methionine--tRNA ligase, which yields MRYLITTALAYTNGPLHLGHARSTYIPADIMYKYLKLRGEDVIHVGGTDNHGVPITLTAEKEGKSPEEIVEKYHNEIKEDLDLLNVEFDAFGKTHSQIHIETAQEFYLKLKENGYIYEKEIEQFYCPKCKKFLPDRYVEGICPYCGGEARGDHCEVCGRHLEPFELKNPYCVICKGTPEIRKTKHYFFKLSALKNELEEYIKNAEEMPEHVKNMALNWIKELHDWDISRDISWGVPIPGTNQVMYVWLEAPIGYISFSKMLGDIWKKYWLEKGTKIYHFIGKDITVHHAVFWPGMLIAHKGFNLPAAVVSGGYLTLEGRKMSTSKKWVVWVKDFVKNFDADYLRYYLIMSAPLFKDCDFSFDDFKNKINNELINIIGNFTHRVLTFTHRKFKKVPIVDENRLKEEDKALLKKCEETIKAVDKNIRSFKFRDALVNILHLAIDGNAYFQKMEPWAVKDEERLKEILYTCCKTVKTLIYLLYPYMPKKALALLELMNEELDLNLRGNELKKPKIIFKKVEDRKIEEMKKKLYKNDKNENNNKTAEGEKMEQIDITYLEKIDLRVGEVVEAEDIPKSKKLLKLIVDLGDEKRQIVSGIKDYYKPEELVGKKVIVVCNLKPAKLCGVLSEGMILAAEDDKGNVVLLTVDKDIKAGSKVR from the coding sequence ATGCGATACCTAATAACCACCGCCTTAGCATACACAAACGGCCCCTTACATTTAGGACATGCAAGAAGCACCTACATCCCAGCAGATATTATGTATAAATACTTAAAGTTAAGAGGAGAGGATGTTATACACGTTGGAGGGACAGACAACCATGGAGTTCCCATAACATTAACTGCTGAAAAAGAAGGAAAAAGCCCAGAGGAGATCGTTGAAAAATATCACAATGAGATTAAAGAGGACTTAGACCTGTTAAATGTTGAGTTTGATGCCTTTGGAAAGACACACAGCCAAATACATATAGAGACAGCTCAGGAGTTTTATTTAAAGTTGAAAGAGAATGGTTATATTTATGAGAAGGAGATAGAGCAATTTTACTGTCCAAAATGTAAAAAATTCTTACCAGATAGATACGTTGAAGGAATCTGTCCCTACTGTGGAGGAGAAGCAAGAGGAGATCACTGCGAAGTTTGTGGAAGACACTTAGAGCCATTTGAGTTAAAAAACCCATACTGTGTAATTTGTAAAGGAACACCAGAAATTAGAAAAACAAAACACTACTTTTTCAAGTTGAGTGCTTTAAAAAATGAGTTAGAGGAATATATTAAAAATGCAGAGGAGATGCCAGAACATGTTAAAAACATGGCCTTGAATTGGATTAAAGAGTTGCATGATTGGGACATTTCAAGAGACATAAGTTGGGGAGTTCCAATTCCTGGAACTAATCAAGTAATGTATGTTTGGTTAGAAGCCCCTATTGGATATATCTCATTTTCAAAGATGTTAGGAGATATTTGGAAGAAATATTGGTTAGAAAAAGGCACAAAGATTTATCACTTCATTGGGAAAGATATAACGGTTCATCATGCTGTCTTCTGGCCGGGGATGTTAATTGCTCATAAGGGATTTAATTTACCAGCAGCAGTGGTTAGTGGTGGTTATTTAACCTTAGAAGGACGAAAGATGAGCACAAGTAAAAAATGGGTTGTTTGGGTTAAGGACTTTGTTAAAAACTTTGATGCTGATTATTTAAGATATTATTTGATAATGTCAGCTCCTCTCTTTAAAGATTGTGATTTCTCATTTGATGATTTTAAAAATAAAATAAATAATGAACTAATTAACATTATTGGTAATTTTACACATAGGGTTTTAACGTTCACACATAGAAAGTTTAAGAAAGTTCCAATCGTTGATGAAAACAGATTGAAAGAAGAGGATAAAGCGTTATTAAAAAAGTGTGAAGAGACGATTAAGGCAGTAGATAAAAATATAAGAAGTTTTAAATTTAGAGATGCGTTAGTTAATATACTACATCTTGCTATTGATGGAAACGCTTACTTCCAAAAGATGGAGCCATGGGCAGTTAAAGATGAGGAAAGATTAAAGGAAATATTATATACCTGTTGTAAGACAGTTAAAACTCTCATCTATTTGTTGTATCCTTACATGCCCAAAAAAGCACTTGCACTGTTGGAGTTGATGAACGAAGAACTCGATCTGAATTTAAGAGGAAATGAGTTAAAAAAACCAAAGATAATATTTAAAAAGGTAGAAGACAGAAAGATAGAGGAAATGAAGAAAAAACTATATAAAAATGATAAAAATGAAAACAACAATAAAACTGCAGAGGGAGAAAAAATGGAGCAGATAGACATAACATATTTAGAAAAGATCGATTTGAGAGTTGGAGAAGTTGTAGAGGCAGAGGATATACCAAAGTCCAAAAAGTTATTAAAACTTATAGTTGATTTAGGAGATGAAAAGAGACAGATCGTCTCTGGAATTAAAGATTACTACAAACCAGAGGAGTTGGTTGGTAAAAAAGTTATAGTCGTTTGTAATTTAAAACCTGCTAAGTTGTGTGGTGTTTTATCTGAAGGAATGATCTTGGCAGCTGAGGATGATAAAGGAAATGTTGTTTTATTAACAGTAGATAAGGATATAAAAGCAGGAAGCAAAGTTAGGTAA
- a CDS encoding PHP domain-containing protein, whose translation MKETKVDLHVHSIVSKCSLNPIFLLKKICKKKNILPAVCDHNKLTKLDFAIPGEEIATKTGEFIGLFLNEEVPSNLDIYEALDRVNEQGGLVYLPHPFDLHRRRSLAKFGILEDKEFLKQVDIVEVFNSRCRDITANLKAFEYAEKYGFAMGFGSDAHFIWEIENAYVVFNELDFEKPADLSPKEFLKFLKIKNDELIRSKSSLLKNPWKTQYHYGSLGSKYNITLYSKVLKKIRRKFDI comes from the coding sequence ATGAAGGAAACAAAAGTAGATTTACATGTTCACTCCATAGTGAGCAAGTGTTCTTTAAATCCAATTTTTTTACTTAAAAAGATCTGCAAAAAAAAGAATATACTCCCTGCCGTTTGTGATCACAATAAACTCACAAAATTGGACTTTGCAATTCCTGGGGAAGAGATAGCAACTAAAACAGGAGAGTTTATTGGGTTATTTTTAAATGAGGAGGTTCCTTCAAACTTGGATATTTATGAGGCATTGGATAGGGTTAATGAGCAGGGTGGGTTGGTATATTTACCTCATCCTTTCGATCTACATAGGAGAAGAAGTTTGGCTAAATTTGGAATTTTAGAAGATAAGGAGTTTTTAAAACAGGTAGATATTGTTGAAGTTTTTAATAGTAGATGTAGGGACATTACTGCAAACTTAAAGGCCTTTGAGTATGCTGAGAAGTATGGTTTTGCAATGGGATTCGGAAGTGATGCTCACTTCATTTGGGAGATTGAAAACGCCTATGTTGTATTTAATGAGTTAGATTTCGAAAAACCAGCAGATTTATCTCCAAAAGAGTTCTTAAAATTTCTAAAAATAAAAAATGATGAATTAATAAGATCAAAATCCTCTTTACTAAAAAATCCCTGGAAAACTCAATACCACTATGGTTCATTAGGGAGTAAATATAATATAACCCTTTATAGCAAGGTTCTAAAAAAGATTAGAAGAAAATTTGACATTTAA
- a CDS encoding zinc ribbon domain-containing protein, whose product MVRVVPLTDEEKMSIVSGLRSSVPATKLVTLRKLQEIAEVRPEALIYLDTYDKVTLNEIITLLNQIIEYDPDEILRREAMITLEKVKKALGTKFSTFVPLCTSCNSPIDLGWNFCTNCGAEIKSMKFEEEIAKCPNCNNYISDSWKHCAHCGAKLKEEEEAVLRCPNCKRPIQPEWIICPYCGYRLKRKP is encoded by the coding sequence ATGGTTAGAGTAGTTCCTTTAACTGATGAAGAAAAGATGAGTATTGTCTCAGGATTGAGAAGTTCAGTTCCTGCTACAAAACTCGTAACGTTAAGAAAACTACAAGAAATTGCAGAAGTCAGACCAGAGGCACTTATCTACTTAGATACTTATGATAAAGTAACATTAAATGAAATTATTACTTTGCTAAATCAAATTATAGAATACGATCCTGATGAAATTCTTAGAAGAGAAGCAATGATAACTCTTGAGAAAGTCAAAAAAGCATTGGGAACGAAATTTTCTACATTTGTTCCTCTTTGTACGTCCTGCAACTCACCGATCGATTTGGGATGGAATTTTTGCACAAATTGTGGTGCAGAAATCAAAAGCATGAAATTTGAAGAAGAGATTGCAAAGTGTCCAAACTGCAACAACTACATCTCCGACTCTTGGAAACATTGTGCTCACTGTGGAGCAAAATTAAAAGAAGAGGAAGAGGCAGTATTAAGATGTCCAAATTGTAAGCGTCCTATTCAACCAGAGTGGATAATTTGTCCTTATTGCGGTTATCGACTTAAAAGAAAGCCATAG
- a CDS encoding RNA ligase, with translation MNVLSYDLNKIAEKLNISLKDLNKAFKKRILRENEYKDVKTLIFKKDFRGIEKGTVIFLNKNLDVVRGYPKTYRAITLYPTIKKHFVDKVVVEEKLNGYNIRIVKIEGEVYALTRGGHICPFTTKKVKKFLDLSILDEFNNYMLCGEMIGKNNPYTPYYYEEVERGYENLGFYIFDIKERDSNRSLPINERIALCKKYNLPYVKPLAILDKDTAHLHIKEIINDLNRRKREGVVMKDPEMIVPPIKYTTHYTQCEDLRSAFTFFFDLGVDFLFSRVVREGFMSYEFKDSEEDLKKRAEDLGEAILVPMVETIRKISNGERVSEDFELIFDSEDDVDEFIYFMRKMKMLIVIKDIKKIDTNEGVKIKVLIGKIYNKTNDKVISYLNGTLWE, from the coding sequence ATGAATGTTTTATCCTATGATTTAAATAAAATTGCTGAAAAGCTTAACATTTCATTAAAGGATTTAAACAAAGCATTTAAAAAGAGAATTTTAAGAGAGAATGAGTATAAAGATGTAAAAACACTCATATTTAAAAAAGATTTTAGGGGGATAGAGAAAGGAACAGTAATATTTTTAAATAAAAATCTTGATGTAGTTAGAGGTTATCCTAAAACTTATCGAGCAATAACTCTATATCCTACAATAAAAAAGCATTTTGTTGATAAGGTTGTTGTTGAAGAAAAGTTAAATGGATACAACATAAGAATTGTAAAGATAGAGGGAGAAGTATATGCGTTAACAAGAGGTGGGCATATATGCCCATTTACCACAAAAAAAGTAAAAAAATTTTTAGATTTAAGTATATTAGATGAATTTAATAACTATATGTTATGCGGGGAGATGATTGGAAAAAACAATCCCTACACTCCTTACTACTACGAAGAAGTAGAAAGGGGCTATGAAAATTTAGGTTTTTATATATTTGATATAAAAGAGAGGGATTCCAATAGATCCCTTCCAATAAATGAAAGAATAGCCCTCTGTAAAAAATATAACTTACCATACGTAAAACCACTGGCTATCCTTGATAAAGATACTGCCCACTTACATATAAAAGAGATAATAAATGATTTAAACAGAAGAAAGAGAGAAGGAGTTGTTATGAAAGACCCTGAAATGATAGTTCCTCCAATAAAATACACTACCCACTATACTCAATGTGAAGACCTAAGATCTGCGTTTACGTTTTTCTTTGACTTAGGTGTGGATTTTTTATTTAGTAGGGTTGTAAGAGAGGGCTTTATGAGTTATGAGTTTAAAGATAGTGAAGAGGATTTAAAAAAGAGAGCAGAAGATTTAGGAGAGGCAATATTGGTTCCGATGGTTGAGACAATACGAAAAATTTCAAATGGAGAAAGGGTCTCTGAGGATTTTGAATTGATATTTGATAGTGAGGATGATGTTGATGAATTTATATATTTTATGAGAAAGATGAAAATGTTAATTGTTATAAAGGATATTAAAAAGATCGATACCAATGAGGGAGTTAAAATAAAGGTTTTAATTGGAAAAATTTATAATAAAACCAATGATAAAGTTATAAGCTATTTAAATGGGACGCTCTGGGAATAA
- a CDS encoding ABC transporter permease: MKINEKELALKLALPVIAVIVWELLAIYINNPVILPRVEAVVNVLIHPNQGILGTGNLIENTLISIKRVLSGFFLASAVAIPLGILMGHYKTVNNLFDTIIELLRPIPPLAWVPLSLAWFGLGEMSMIFIIFIGAFFPILINTISGVKSVPTPLIEAALTLGAKGRDILLKVVIPASSPSILTGLRVGAGIAWMCVVAAEMLPSSNAGLGYLIMYAYSISRMDVVIACMIIIGIIGLILDRGLRYIEDKYFVWRKMMK; this comes from the coding sequence GTGAAAATAAATGAAAAAGAATTGGCTCTAAAACTCGCCCTTCCAGTTATTGCAGTTATAGTATGGGAATTGTTAGCAATATATATAAACAATCCAGTTATTCTTCCAAGAGTTGAAGCAGTTGTAAATGTTTTAATACATCCAAATCAGGGGATATTAGGGACAGGAAACTTAATAGAGAATACACTAATCAGTATAAAAAGGGTTTTAAGCGGATTTTTCTTAGCTTCTGCTGTTGCAATTCCACTGGGAATATTAATGGGACATTATAAAACAGTCAACAACTTATTTGATACAATAATTGAACTGTTAAGGCCAATTCCTCCTCTGGCCTGGGTTCCATTATCTCTGGCATGGTTTGGATTAGGAGAGATGTCAATGATCTTTATAATATTTATTGGAGCGTTTTTTCCAATATTGATAAATACAATCTCAGGAGTTAAGAGTGTTCCAACACCGTTAATAGAAGCAGCACTAACATTGGGAGCTAAGGGAAGGGATATTCTTCTAAAAGTAGTTATTCCTGCATCATCTCCAAGTATTTTAACAGGTTTGAGGGTTGGGGCAGGGATTGCATGGATGTGTGTTGTAGCTGCCGAAATGCTACCTTCAAGTAATGCAGGTTTAGGTTATCTAATAATGTATGCCTACTCTATCAGTAGGATGGATGTAGTTATTGCGTGTATGATAATTATTGGAATAATTGGTTTGATATTAGATAGAGGTTTGAGATATATTGAGGATAAATATTTTGTGTGGAGAAAGATGATGAAATAA
- a CDS encoding ABC transporter ATP-binding protein codes for MNVKLKVENLSKIFEFNGNRVKALENINLEVYENEFLTVMGPSGCGKTTLLRIIAGLDTPTEGRVLLDGREVKGPGADRGVVFQQYTLMPWRTVLKNVTFGLELRGVPKDERIKIAKKFIKMVGLEGFEDAYPYQLSGGMQQRVAIARTLANNPEIVLMDEPFAALDAQTRNILQNELLKIWQKDRKTVFFVTHSIDEAIYLSDRVVVLTARPGRIKEIVEIKLERPRDRTSIEFLEYRKLLLEILKEEVLKTIKRGE; via the coding sequence ATGAACGTAAAACTAAAAGTTGAAAATTTATCAAAGATCTTTGAGTTTAATGGAAATAGGGTTAAGGCCTTAGAAAACATCAACTTAGAAGTTTACGAAAATGAGTTTTTAACAGTAATGGGACCGAGCGGATGTGGAAAGACCACTCTCTTAAGAATAATAGCTGGCTTGGACACTCCAACTGAGGGGAGAGTTTTACTTGATGGAAGAGAAGTTAAAGGGCCAGGAGCGGATAGAGGGGTTGTTTTTCAACAATATACTCTAATGCCCTGGAGAACCGTGTTAAAGAACGTTACATTTGGATTAGAACTGAGGGGAGTTCCAAAAGATGAAAGGATTAAAATAGCAAAAAAATTTATTAAAATGGTTGGTTTAGAAGGATTTGAAGATGCGTATCCTTATCAACTAAGTGGAGGAATGCAACAGAGGGTAGCAATAGCAAGAACTTTGGCAAATAATCCAGAAATTGTCTTGATGGACGAGCCATTTGCAGCGTTAGATGCTCAAACAAGAAACATACTGCAAAATGAGTTATTAAAAATATGGCAAAAAGATAGAAAAACAGTATTCTTTGTTACTCACAGTATAGACGAGGCAATATATCTCTCAGATAGAGTAGTTGTTTTAACTGCAAGACCTGGAAGAATTAAAGAGATCGTTGAAATAAAATTAGAAAGGCCAAGAGATAGAACAAGTATAGAGTTCCTTGAATACAGAAAACTACTTTTAGAAATATTAAAAGAAGAAGTATTAAAAACAATAAAAAGAGGGGAGTAA
- the hisF gene encoding imidazole glycerol phosphate synthase subunit HisF: MLTKRIIPCLDIKDGRVVKGTKFLNLRDAGDPVELAQYYDDEGADELVFLDITASAEKRSILIDVVERTAEKVFIPLTVGGGIKSIEDFRMILRAGADKISINTSAVKNPMLVKEASEIFGSQCVVVAIDAKRHYVKEDEIESIKEDGKNIFKVEDGYCWFEVYIYGGRKETGIDAVNWAKKVEELGAGEILLTSMDKDGTKSGYDIILTREISKSVKLPVIASGGAGKPEHVYEAFVEGKADASLMAGILHYKEYTIKEIKEYCAERGIPMRL, encoded by the coding sequence ATGCTAACAAAGAGAATTATTCCATGTTTGGATATTAAAGATGGAAGAGTTGTTAAAGGCACAAAATTTTTAAATCTTAGAGATGCAGGAGATCCTGTTGAATTAGCACAGTATTATGATGATGAAGGAGCAGATGAACTTGTGTTTTTAGATATAACTGCATCAGCAGAGAAAAGGAGCATATTAATAGATGTTGTAGAAAGAACTGCGGAAAAGGTTTTTATACCTCTAACTGTTGGAGGCGGAATAAAATCCATAGAGGATTTTAGGATGATCCTGAGAGCAGGGGCTGATAAGATCTCTATAAACACATCTGCGGTAAAGAATCCCATGTTAGTAAAAGAAGCAAGTGAGATCTTTGGTTCTCAGTGTGTTGTTGTTGCTATCGACGCAAAAAGGCATTATGTAAAAGAAGATGAAATTGAGAGTATTAAAGAAGATGGGAAAAATATATTCAAAGTTGAGGATGGCTATTGTTGGTTTGAAGTTTACATTTATGGAGGAAGAAAGGAAACAGGAATTGATGCTGTGAACTGGGCTAAGAAGGTTGAAGAATTAGGAGCAGGAGAGATCTTACTAACAAGTATGGACAAGGATGGAACTAAAAGCGGATATGATATAATTTTAACAAGAGAAATATCAAAAAGCGTTAAATTGCCAGTTATTGCCTCTGGTGGAGCAGGAAAACCAGAACATGTTTATGAAGCTTTTGTTGAAGGAAAGGCAGATGCTTCACTAATGGCAGGCATTTTACATTACAAAGAATACACTATAAAAGAAATAAAAGAATATTGTGCTGAAAGAGGTATTCCTATGCGTCTTTAA
- a CDS encoding MinD/ParA family ATP-binding protein: MKIGFYNIQGGTGKTTIAANFAYILSHSAKTILIDCDIYGGTSAILFGLEGREHNLNTYLAGHSTIEDIISKHDDLDIIHTDVSSDVFGYKPELDRFETLIQTLEEEYDIIVYDFPPNITEDNPILGYVGELELINKVIVVGEDSIPSIVNSLKTMELLKDLGIGLTGIIVNKYRGLTDISEIIDDVIGILPYDQNIERQWVESSPIVKLKKTKFTKELLSLANELASIYLEKDLASLRALKLAKAISGITEEEKSDLDEF, translated from the coding sequence ATGAAAATTGGATTTTATAATATTCAAGGAGGAACAGGAAAAACAACGATCGCTGCGAATTTTGCCTATATTTTAAGCCATTCAGCAAAAACAATACTTATTGATTGTGATATATATGGGGGAACGTCTGCGATACTCTTCGGATTAGAGGGAAGAGAACATAACCTAAATACATATCTCGCTGGACACTCTACAATAGAGGATATTATCTCAAAACATGACGACTTAGATATTATACATACAGATGTTTCCTCAGATGTTTTTGGATATAAACCAGAACTTGACAGATTTGAAACGCTGATTCAAACCCTTGAAGAGGAATATGATATAATCGTCTATGACTTTCCTCCAAATATAACAGAAGATAACCCAATATTGGGATACGTTGGAGAATTAGAACTAATAAATAAGGTTATAGTTGTTGGGGAAGATAGCATTCCATCCATTGTAAATTCTTTGAAAACTATGGAGCTCTTAAAGGATTTAGGTATTGGATTAACAGGAATAATCGTAAACAAGTATAGGGGTTTGACAGATATTAGTGAGATAATAGATGATGTTATCGGAATATTGCCCTATGATCAAAACATTGAGAGGCAGTGGGTAGAGAGTAGTCCAATAGTTAAACTCAAAAAAACAAAGTTTACAAAGGAGTTGCTCTCTCTTGCTAATGAGTTAGCAAGTATCTACTTAGAAAAAGATCTTGCATCTTTAAGGGCTTTAAAATTAGCAAAGGCAATATCGGGAATAACTGAGGAAGAAAAAAGCGATCTTGATGAGTTTTAA